One Streptomyces lincolnensis genomic region harbors:
- the dnaG gene encoding DNA primase, with translation MAGRINDEDVKAVRDAVPIDAVVSEYLQLRNAGGGNLKGLCPFHDEKSPSFQVSPSKGLFHCFGCQEGGDTITFVMKVDHLSFSEVVERLAAQAGITLRYEEGGYNPSHQRGERIRLVEAHKIAADWYMEQLAMSPEADTGRQFLAERGFDQGAAQHFSVGYSPQGWDHLTRYLRGKGFTDKELLLSGLSQEGRRGPIDRFRGRLMWPIRDIGGEVVGFGARKLYEADNGPKYLNTPETAIYKKSQVLYGIDLAKKDIAKASRAVVVEGYTDVMACHLAGVTTAIATCGTAFGGDHIKILRRLLMDNGSARVIFTFDGDAAGQKAALRAFEDDQKFAAETYIAIAPDGMDPCDLRLNKGDEAVADLVEPRTPLFEFALRQIVVRYDLDTPAGRAAALDEAAPIVARIKNSGAQHEVAVQLAGMLGILDTQFVVKRVAQLARWARDRGGKGPAPAHRGGPQYDAAPRQAASGPALTLRNPVYATERELLKLALQRPELVAPAFDAYGIDEFTAAPYAAVRQAVMEAGGVEYGVQDPQDYLVRVREAAPDDTVRAMVTELAVEAIMRRTVDENYAGEQLVWVRRRAVDRRIQEVQGTLIRLGSGGDPAHLAAVQNELWTLQQYGQALREHGAAAL, from the coding sequence GTGGCAGGACGGATCAACGACGAGGACGTGAAGGCGGTACGGGACGCGGTCCCGATCGACGCCGTGGTGTCCGAGTACCTCCAGCTGCGCAACGCGGGCGGCGGCAACCTCAAGGGACTGTGCCCGTTCCACGACGAGAAGTCGCCGTCCTTCCAGGTCAGCCCGAGCAAGGGACTCTTCCACTGCTTCGGCTGCCAGGAGGGCGGCGACACCATCACGTTCGTGATGAAGGTCGACCACCTCTCCTTCTCCGAGGTGGTCGAGCGCCTGGCCGCCCAGGCCGGCATCACCCTGCGCTACGAGGAGGGCGGCTACAACCCCTCCCACCAGCGTGGCGAGCGCATCCGGCTGGTCGAGGCGCACAAGATCGCCGCCGACTGGTACATGGAACAGCTGGCCATGAGCCCGGAGGCCGACACCGGCCGCCAGTTCCTCGCCGAGCGCGGCTTCGACCAGGGCGCCGCCCAGCACTTCTCCGTCGGCTACAGCCCCCAGGGCTGGGACCACCTGACCCGCTACCTCCGCGGCAAGGGCTTCACCGACAAGGAACTGCTGCTCTCCGGTCTCTCCCAGGAGGGCCGCCGCGGCCCCATCGACCGCTTCCGCGGCCGGCTGATGTGGCCCATCCGCGACATCGGCGGCGAGGTCGTCGGCTTCGGCGCCCGCAAGCTCTACGAGGCGGACAACGGCCCCAAGTACCTCAACACGCCCGAGACCGCGATCTACAAGAAGTCGCAGGTCCTCTACGGCATCGACCTCGCGAAGAAGGACATCGCCAAGGCGAGCCGCGCGGTCGTGGTCGAGGGCTACACCGACGTCATGGCCTGCCATCTGGCCGGAGTCACCACCGCCATCGCCACCTGCGGCACGGCCTTCGGCGGCGACCACATCAAGATCCTCCGCCGGCTCCTGATGGACAACGGCTCGGCCCGCGTGATCTTCACCTTCGACGGCGACGCGGCCGGTCAGAAGGCCGCCCTGCGCGCCTTCGAGGACGACCAGAAGTTCGCCGCCGAGACGTACATCGCCATCGCCCCCGACGGCATGGACCCCTGTGACCTGCGCCTGAACAAGGGCGACGAGGCGGTCGCCGACCTGGTCGAACCCCGCACCCCGCTCTTCGAGTTCGCCCTCCGCCAGATCGTCGTCCGCTACGACCTGGACACCCCGGCCGGCCGGGCGGCCGCGCTGGACGAGGCCGCCCCCATCGTCGCCCGCATCAAGAACTCCGGCGCCCAGCACGAGGTGGCCGTGCAGCTCGCCGGCATGCTCGGCATCCTCGACACCCAGTTCGTGGTCAAGCGCGTGGCCCAGCTGGCCCGTTGGGCCCGCGACCGCGGCGGCAAGGGCCCGGCTCCGGCCCACCGCGGCGGCCCGCAGTACGACGCCGCCCCCCGCCAGGCCGCCTCCGGCCCCGCGCTCACCCTCCGCAACCCCGTCTACGCCACCGAACGCGAGCTGCTGAAACTCGCCCTCCAGCGCCCCGAACTGGTCGCCCCGGCCTTCGACGCCTACGGCATCGACGAGTTCACCGCCGCGCCCTACGCCGCGGTCCGCCAGGCCGTCATGGAGGCCGGAGGCGTCGAGTACGGCGTCCAGGACCCCCAGGACTACCTCGTCCGCGTCCGCGAGGCCGCCCCCGACGACACCGTCCGCGCCATGGTCACCGAACTCGCCGTCGAGGCGATCATGCGCCGCACCGTCGACGAGAACTACGCCGGCGAGCAACTCGTCTGGGTCCGCCGCCGGGCCGTCGACCGCCGCATCCAGGAAGTCCAGGGCACCCTCATCCGCCTCGGCTCCGGCGGCGACCCGGCCCACCTGGCCGCCGTCCAGAACGAACTGTGGACCCTCCAGCAGTACGGCCAGGCCCTGCGCGAGCACGGCGCCGCCGCCCTCTGA
- a CDS encoding deoxyguanosinetriphosphate triphosphohydrolase — protein MPYDLSSTERWAPEPDKRPGRTAFQRDRARVLHSAALRRLAGKTQVVTPGERSASAWDASPRTRLTHSLECAQVGRELGAALGCDPDLVEAACLSHDLGHPPFGHNGEQALNEFAEDCGGFEGNAQSLRLLTRIEPKRFTPEGSVGLNLTRAALDAATKYPWPRGAHPTDPGSPKFGVYEDDRPVFDWVRKDAPGSRITFEAQVMDWSDDVAYSVHDVEDGLHAGHIDPGCLHAEPERQAVFAVALGRYVPADTDPAELALALDRLQDQPWWPHGYDGSAVAQARLKDATSQLIGRFCLAAEAATRAAYGTGRLTRYDAELVVPHQTRLECAVLKAVADRYVMQRAEQELLRADQRIVVAELAEALTARAPDGLDPQFRALFDRAADDRARKRVIVDQIASLTDASARSLHARLTGKA, from the coding sequence ATGCCGTACGACCTGTCCTCAACCGAACGCTGGGCCCCGGAGCCGGACAAGCGCCCCGGCCGCACCGCCTTCCAACGCGACCGCGCCCGCGTCCTGCACTCGGCCGCGCTCAGAAGGCTCGCCGGAAAGACGCAGGTCGTCACACCGGGCGAGCGCAGCGCCTCGGCCTGGGACGCGAGCCCCCGCACCCGTCTGACCCACTCCCTGGAATGCGCCCAGGTGGGCCGAGAGTTGGGGGCGGCCCTGGGGTGCGACCCGGACCTGGTGGAGGCCGCCTGCCTCTCCCACGACCTCGGGCACCCGCCCTTCGGTCACAACGGCGAACAGGCGCTCAACGAATTCGCCGAGGACTGCGGCGGCTTCGAGGGCAACGCCCAGTCCCTCAGACTCCTCACCCGCATCGAACCCAAACGCTTCACCCCGGAGGGCTCGGTCGGCCTCAACCTCACCAGGGCCGCCCTCGACGCCGCCACCAAGTACCCCTGGCCGCGCGGCGCGCACCCCACGGACCCCGGCTCCCCCAAGTTCGGGGTCTACGAGGACGACCGGCCCGTCTTCGACTGGGTCCGCAAGGACGCCCCGGGCAGCCGCATCACCTTCGAGGCCCAGGTCATGGACTGGTCCGACGACGTGGCGTACTCCGTGCACGACGTCGAGGACGGACTGCACGCCGGTCACATCGACCCGGGCTGCCTGCACGCCGAACCGGAACGCCAGGCGGTCTTCGCCGTCGCCCTCGGCCGCTACGTGCCGGCGGACACCGACCCCGCGGAACTGGCGCTGGCCCTCGACCGGCTCCAGGACCAGCCCTGGTGGCCGCACGGCTACGACGGCTCGGCCGTCGCCCAGGCCCGCCTGAAGGACGCCACCAGCCAGCTCATCGGCCGCTTCTGCCTCGCCGCCGAGGCCGCCACCCGCGCCGCGTACGGCACCGGGCGGCTGACGAGATACGACGCCGAACTCGTCGTACCCCATCAGACACGGCTGGAGTGCGCGGTCCTCAAGGCCGTCGCCGACCGGTACGTCATGCAGCGCGCCGAGCAGGAGCTGCTCCGCGCCGACCAGCGGATCGTGGTCGCCGAACTCGCCGAGGCGCTCACCGCGCGCGCCCCGGACGGCCTGGACCCGCAGTTCCGCGCGCTCTTCGACCGGGCGGCGGACGACCGGGCGCGCAAGCGGGTGATCGTCGACCAGATCGCCTCCCTCACCGACGCGTCCGCCCGTTCGCTTCACGCACGCTTGACGGGGAAGGCGTGA
- a CDS encoding NAD(P)/FAD-dependent oxidoreductase, which yields MVDADQTFVIVGGGLAGAKAAETLRAEGFTGRVILICDERDHPYERPPLSKGYLLGKEERDSVFVHEPAWYARNDIELHLGATVDAVDRTAKTVRFGEDGTLVRYDKLLLATGAEPRRLDIPGTDLAGVHHLRRLAHAERLKGVLAALGRDNGHLVIAGAGWIGLEVAAAAREYGAEVTVVEPLPTPLHSVLGPELGGLFAELHRDRGVRFHFGARLTEIVGQDGMVLAARTDDGEEHPAHDVLAAVGAAPRIALAEAAGLEIADRAHGGGLVVDERLRTSDPDIYAAGDVASFHHALFDARLRVEHWANALNGGPAAARAMLGRDVTYDRVPYFFSDQYDMGMEYSGWAPPGSYDEVVIRGDAGKREFIAFWVKENRVLAGMNVNVWDVTEPIQRLIRTKAPVDTEALADPHVPLDSLGS from the coding sequence GTGGTCGACGCTGATCAGACGTTCGTCATTGTCGGAGGCGGTCTCGCCGGCGCGAAGGCGGCCGAGACGCTCCGAGCGGAGGGCTTCACCGGCCGCGTGATACTGATCTGCGACGAGCGCGATCACCCCTACGAGCGCCCGCCCCTGTCCAAGGGCTACCTCCTGGGCAAGGAGGAGCGCGACAGCGTCTTCGTCCACGAACCCGCCTGGTACGCGCGCAACGACATCGAACTCCACCTCGGCGCGACCGTCGACGCCGTCGACCGTACGGCGAAGACGGTCCGCTTCGGCGAGGACGGCACCCTCGTCCGCTACGACAAGCTGCTGCTGGCCACCGGCGCCGAGCCCCGCCGCCTGGACATCCCCGGCACGGACCTCGCGGGCGTGCACCATCTGCGCCGCCTCGCCCACGCCGAACGCCTCAAGGGCGTCCTGGCCGCCCTGGGCAGGGACAACGGCCACCTCGTGATCGCGGGCGCCGGCTGGATCGGCCTGGAAGTCGCGGCTGCGGCCCGTGAGTACGGCGCCGAGGTCACCGTCGTCGAGCCGCTGCCGACCCCGCTGCACTCGGTGCTCGGCCCCGAACTGGGCGGCCTCTTCGCCGAGTTGCACCGCGACCGCGGTGTCCGCTTCCACTTCGGCGCGCGGCTGACCGAGATCGTCGGCCAGGACGGCATGGTCCTGGCCGCCCGCACCGACGACGGCGAGGAGCACCCGGCGCACGACGTCCTCGCGGCGGTCGGCGCGGCCCCCCGCATCGCGCTCGCGGAGGCGGCGGGCCTGGAGATCGCCGACCGGGCGCACGGCGGCGGACTCGTCGTCGACGAACGGCTGCGCACCTCCGACCCCGACATCTACGCGGCCGGTGACGTGGCCTCCTTCCACCACGCCCTCTTCGACGCCCGGCTGCGCGTCGAGCACTGGGCCAACGCCCTCAACGGCGGCCCGGCCGCGGCGCGCGCGATGCTCGGCCGGGACGTCACCTACGACCGCGTGCCCTATTTCTTCTCCGACCAGTACGACATGGGCATGGAGTACTCGGGCTGGGCGCCCCCGGGCAGCTACGACGAAGTGGTGATCCGGGGAGACGCGGGCAAGCGGGAGTTCATCGCGTTCTGGGTGAAGGAGAACCGGGTGCTGGCCGGGATGAACGTGAACGTGTGGGACGTCACAGAGCCCATCCAACGACTGATTCGCACCAAGGCCCCTGTGGACACCGAGGCCCTTGCGGACCCGCACGTTCCGCTGGACAGCCTGGGCTCCTGA
- a CDS encoding ABC transporter ATP-binding protein has product MLIRLLRTCLRPYKKPIWLLVLLQLLQTCATLYLPTLNADIIDQGVVNGDTGYILGYGALMIGISLVQVVCNIGAVYYGARTASAVGRDLRAAVFDRVQSFSAREVGQFGAPSLITRTTNDVQQVQMLALMTFTLLVSAPIMCVGGIVLALGLDVPLSAVLVAVVPTLGICVTLIVRRLRPLFRSMQVKLDTVNRVLREQITGNRVIRAFVRDGYEEERFRTSNTDLTDVALKTGNLLALMFPIVMTVVNLSSIAVVWFGAHRIDSGGMQIGDLTAFLAYLMQIVMSVMMATFMFMMVPRAEVCAERIQEVLDTSSSVVPPVAPVTRLRRHGHLEIRGAGFCYPGAEEPVLKTIDLVARPGEVTAVIGSTGSGKSTLLGLVPRLFDATDGEVLVDGVPVADVDPELLARTVGLVPQKPYLFAGTVATNLRYGNPDATDEELWQALEVAQAKGFVSGLENGLDSPIAQGGTNVSGGQRQRLAIARTLVQRPEIYLFDDSFSALDYATDAALRAALAAETAEATVVIVAQRVATIRDADRIVVLDEGRVVGTGSHRELMADNETYREIVLSQLTEAEAA; this is encoded by the coding sequence GTGCTCATACGACTTCTGCGGACCTGTCTCAGGCCCTACAAGAAACCCATCTGGCTCCTGGTGCTGCTCCAGCTCCTCCAGACCTGCGCCACGCTGTATCTGCCCACGCTCAACGCGGACATCATCGACCAGGGCGTCGTGAACGGGGACACCGGCTACATCCTCGGCTACGGCGCCCTGATGATCGGCATCTCGCTGGTGCAGGTCGTCTGCAACATCGGTGCCGTGTACTACGGCGCGCGGACCGCGTCGGCGGTCGGCCGGGATCTGCGGGCGGCGGTCTTCGACCGGGTGCAGTCCTTCTCGGCGCGCGAGGTGGGCCAGTTCGGCGCGCCCTCGCTGATCACCCGTACGACCAATGACGTGCAGCAGGTCCAGATGCTGGCCCTGATGACGTTCACGCTCTTGGTGTCGGCGCCCATCATGTGCGTGGGCGGCATCGTGCTGGCGCTCGGCCTGGACGTACCGCTGTCCGCGGTGCTGGTGGCCGTGGTGCCGACACTGGGCATCTGCGTGACGTTGATCGTACGGCGGCTGCGTCCGCTGTTCCGGTCCATGCAGGTGAAGCTGGACACCGTGAACCGGGTGCTGCGCGAGCAGATCACCGGCAACCGGGTGATCCGCGCCTTCGTGCGGGACGGCTACGAGGAGGAGCGCTTCCGGACGTCGAACACCGACCTCACCGATGTCGCGCTGAAGACCGGCAACCTGCTCGCGCTGATGTTCCCGATCGTGATGACGGTGGTGAACCTGTCGTCGATCGCGGTGGTGTGGTTCGGCGCCCACCGGATCGACAGCGGCGGGATGCAGATCGGTGACCTGACCGCGTTCCTCGCCTATCTGATGCAGATCGTCATGTCCGTGATGATGGCCACCTTCATGTTCATGATGGTGCCGCGCGCGGAGGTGTGCGCCGAGCGCATCCAGGAGGTCCTCGACACCTCCTCCAGCGTGGTCCCGCCGGTGGCTCCCGTCACCCGGCTGCGACGGCACGGGCATCTGGAGATCCGCGGGGCCGGGTTCTGCTATCCCGGTGCCGAGGAGCCGGTGCTCAAGACGATCGACCTGGTGGCCCGTCCCGGTGAGGTGACCGCCGTGATCGGCTCGACCGGCAGCGGCAAGTCCACCCTCCTCGGGCTGGTGCCCCGGCTGTTCGACGCGACCGACGGCGAGGTCCTCGTCGACGGGGTGCCGGTGGCGGACGTCGATCCCGAGCTGCTGGCGCGGACCGTCGGGCTCGTACCGCAGAAGCCGTACCTGTTCGCGGGCACGGTGGCGACCAATCTGCGCTACGGCAATCCCGACGCCACCGACGAGGAGCTGTGGCAGGCGCTGGAGGTGGCGCAGGCCAAGGGCTTCGTCAGCGGGCTGGAGAACGGCCTCGACTCGCCCATCGCGCAGGGCGGCACCAACGTCTCCGGTGGTCAGCGGCAGCGGCTCGCGATCGCCCGGACGCTCGTGCAGCGCCCGGAGATCTACCTCTTCGACGACTCCTTCTCGGCCCTGGACTACGCGACCGACGCGGCTCTCAGGGCGGCGCTGGCCGCGGAGACCGCCGAGGCGACCGTCGTGATCGTCGCCCAGCGGGTGGCCACCATCCGGGACGCCGACCGGATCGTCGTCCTCGACGAGGGCCGGGTCGTCGGCACCGGCAGCCACCGCGAACTGATGGCGGACAACGAGACCTACCGGGAGATCGTGCTCTCCCAGCTCACGGAAGCGGAGGCCGCCTGA
- a CDS encoding sirohydrochlorin chelatase yields the protein MTATSRTSKSEALRDHLDSTAHIMNRISSQLASQLSLVSLDGTRRAEQPALVVVAHGSRDPRTLSTVHQLLDRVREQRPGLPVHLGHIELNQPLLPDTLASLGDAEAVLVPLLLSRGYHVKRDIPEMAAAAPARTRVAAPLGPHPLLVETLYARLVEAGWRTRMDEETRRTSAVVLAAAGSRDPDAAVDTRRTAHLLAARLGVPVVPAFASAATPTVDTAVRALAARGRHRVAVASYFTAPGLFATQCAQKAPWIASAPLGTHPAMADLLLHRYDQAMAAQVTTAA from the coding sequence ATGACGGCGACGAGTAGGACGAGCAAGTCGGAAGCTCTTCGCGACCACCTCGACAGTACGGCGCACATCATGAACCGGATCAGCAGCCAGCTCGCCTCCCAGCTCAGCCTCGTCTCGCTCGACGGCACGCGGCGCGCCGAACAGCCCGCGCTCGTCGTCGTGGCGCACGGCAGCCGGGACCCGCGCACCCTGAGCACGGTCCACCAGCTCCTGGACCGCGTCCGCGAGCAGCGCCCCGGCCTGCCGGTGCACCTGGGGCACATCGAGCTCAACCAGCCCCTGCTCCCGGACACGCTGGCGTCCCTGGGCGACGCGGAGGCCGTCCTCGTCCCCCTGCTGCTGAGCCGCGGCTACCACGTCAAGCGCGACATCCCCGAGATGGCCGCCGCCGCCCCGGCCCGTACCCGCGTGGCGGCGCCGCTGGGCCCCCACCCCTTGCTGGTGGAGACCCTGTACGCCCGTCTCGTCGAGGCCGGCTGGCGCACCCGCATGGACGAGGAGACCCGCCGCACCAGCGCGGTCGTCCTCGCCGCGGCCGGCTCCCGCGACCCCGACGCGGCCGTCGACACCCGCCGCACCGCCCACCTCCTCGCCGCCCGCCTGGGCGTCCCGGTCGTCCCCGCCTTCGCCTCCGCGGCGACACCCACCGTGGACACGGCGGTACGCGCCCTGGCCGCCCGCGGCCGCCACCGGGTGGCGGTGGCGTCGTACTTCACGGCCCCCGGCCTGTTCGCGACCCAGTGCGCGCAGAAGGCCCCGTGGATCGCCTCGGCCCCCCTCGGCACCCACCCCGCGATGGCCGACCTCCTCCTGCACCGCTACGACCAGGCGATGGCCGCACAGGTGACAACGGCCGCGTAG
- a CDS encoding RNA polymerase sigma factor: MPESSERGRSVPSGSHTPAVPLIAYGTDSGEAADSAPEAALPHTSAAIILEVAPVQTQTLTQTDSRTAAGADSTEPDAETDVLVAVPPQNRVAHHPEAEPEASPEPAEPPAEVMETEAPEPVEPVRARPDTSGPSSDLFRQYLREIGRIPLLTAAEEVELARRVEAGLFAEEKLSNTPDLDSQLALDLDRLVVMGRMAKRRLIEANLRLVVSVAKRYVGRGLTMLDLVQEGNLGLIRAVEKFDYARGYKFSTYATWWIRQAMSRALADQARTIRVPVHVVELINRVVRVQRRMLQERGYEPTPDEVAAHLDLTPERVSEVLRLAQEPVSLHAPVGEEDDVALGDLIEDGDATSPVESAAFLLLREHLEAVLSTLGERERKVVQLRYGLADGRPRTLEEIGRIFGVTRERIRQIESKTLNKLRDHAFADQLRGYLD; this comes from the coding sequence GTGCCTGAGTCCTCGGAGCGCGGCCGATCCGTCCCCAGCGGATCCCACACCCCCGCGGTTCCGCTCATCGCGTACGGGACGGACAGCGGCGAGGCCGCCGACTCCGCCCCCGAAGCAGCGCTGCCGCACACCTCAGCAGCGATCATCCTGGAGGTCGCCCCCGTGCAGACCCAGACCCTGACACAGACCGACAGCAGGACCGCCGCCGGCGCGGACAGCACAGAGCCGGACGCCGAGACCGACGTGCTGGTCGCGGTACCCCCGCAGAACCGTGTCGCGCACCATCCGGAAGCGGAGCCGGAGGCTTCGCCCGAACCGGCCGAGCCGCCCGCCGAGGTGATGGAGACCGAGGCGCCCGAACCTGTGGAACCCGTGCGCGCCCGCCCCGACACCAGCGGCCCGTCCTCGGACCTGTTCCGCCAGTACCTGCGGGAGATCGGCCGCATCCCGCTGCTCACCGCGGCCGAGGAGGTCGAACTCGCCCGCCGGGTCGAGGCCGGGCTCTTCGCCGAGGAGAAGCTGAGCAACACGCCCGACCTGGACAGCCAGTTGGCCCTCGACCTCGACCGGCTGGTCGTGATGGGCCGCATGGCCAAGCGCCGTCTCATCGAGGCCAACCTGCGGCTCGTGGTCTCCGTCGCCAAACGGTACGTCGGCCGCGGACTGACCATGCTCGACCTTGTCCAGGAAGGCAACCTCGGCCTGATCAGGGCCGTGGAGAAGTTCGACTACGCCCGCGGCTACAAGTTCTCGACCTACGCCACCTGGTGGATCCGCCAGGCCATGTCCCGGGCCCTCGCCGACCAGGCCCGGACCATCCGGGTCCCGGTCCACGTCGTCGAGTTGATCAACCGAGTGGTGCGGGTGCAGCGCCGGATGCTCCAGGAACGCGGGTACGAACCCACGCCCGACGAGGTCGCCGCCCACCTCGACCTCACGCCGGAACGCGTGAGTGAGGTCCTGCGGCTGGCCCAGGAGCCGGTGTCCCTGCACGCCCCGGTGGGCGAGGAGGACGACGTGGCACTCGGCGACCTCATCGAGGACGGCGACGCGACGTCTCCGGTGGAGTCGGCGGCGTTCCTGCTGCTCAGGGAGCACCTGGAGGCGGTGCTGTCGACCCTGGGGGAGCGGGAGCGGAAGGTCGTCCAACTGCGCTACGGGCTGGCCGACGGCCGCCCGCGCACGCTGGAGGAGATCGGCCGGATCTTCGGGGTGACGCGGGAGCGGATAAGGCAGATCGAGTCCAAGACGCTGAACAAGCTGCGGGACCATGCCTTTGCGGATCAGCTGAGGGGCTATCTGGACTGA
- a CDS encoding ABC transporter ATP-binding protein, translating into MAGPMGRMMAGTGPENRSLDFKVSGRRLLTHFRPERFTLYAMLVCVVLSVGLNVIGPKILGEATDLVFAGIIGRQMPAGDSKEQVLDAMRERGDDSVADMLRSTDFTPGQGIDFTAVGHVLLFALGVFLVAGLLMAVATRLVNRAVNRTMFRMREDVQTKLSRLPLSYFDKRQRGEVLSRATNDIDNIGQTLQQSLGQLINSLLTIIGVLAVMFWVSWLLALVALVTVPLSAVVATRVGKRSQPHFVQQWRSTGKLNAHIEEMYTGHTLVKVFGRQEESAAQFAEQNEALYEAGFKAQFNSGVMQPLMMFVSNINYVLVAVVGGLRVASGSLSIGDVQAFIQYSRQFSMPLTQVASMANLVQSGVASAERIFELLDAEEQQADPVPGVRPEELRGRVALEHVSFRYDPDKPLIEDLSLTVEPGHTVAIVGPTGAGKTTLVNLLMRFYDVSGGRITLDGVDVAKMSRDELRSGIGMVLQDTWLFGGTIAENIAYGASRDVTHGEIEEAARAAHADRFIRTLPDGYDTVIDDEGSGVSAGEKQLITIARAFLSDPVILVLDEATSSVDTRTEVLIQKAMAKLAHGRTSFVIAHRLSTIRDADTILVMENGSIVEQGTHTDLLAANGAYARLYQAQFAQAVAEVD; encoded by the coding sequence ATGGCCGGGCCCATGGGGCGCATGATGGCCGGCACCGGCCCCGAGAACCGCTCGCTGGACTTCAAGGTGTCCGGCAGGCGGCTGCTCACCCACTTCCGGCCGGAGCGGTTCACCCTCTACGCGATGCTGGTCTGCGTGGTGCTGAGCGTCGGCCTGAACGTGATCGGGCCGAAGATCCTCGGCGAGGCCACCGACCTGGTCTTCGCGGGCATCATCGGACGGCAGATGCCGGCGGGCGACTCCAAGGAGCAGGTCCTCGACGCGATGCGGGAGCGCGGCGACGACTCCGTCGCCGACATGCTCAGGAGCACCGACTTCACGCCCGGCCAGGGCATCGACTTCACCGCCGTAGGACATGTCCTGCTGTTCGCGCTCGGGGTGTTCCTCGTCGCCGGGCTGCTGATGGCGGTGGCGACGCGGCTGGTCAACAGGGCCGTCAACCGCACGATGTTCCGGATGCGGGAGGACGTGCAGACGAAGCTGTCGCGGCTGCCGCTGTCGTACTTCGACAAGCGCCAGCGCGGCGAGGTGCTCTCCCGGGCCACCAACGACATCGACAACATCGGCCAGACCCTCCAGCAGTCGCTGGGCCAGCTCATCAACTCCCTGCTGACGATCATCGGCGTGCTCGCGGTGATGTTCTGGGTGTCCTGGCTGCTCGCCCTGGTCGCGCTGGTCACCGTGCCGCTGTCGGCGGTCGTCGCCACCCGGGTCGGCAAGCGGTCCCAGCCGCACTTCGTGCAGCAGTGGCGCTCGACCGGGAAGCTCAACGCCCACATCGAGGAGATGTACACCGGCCACACCCTGGTGAAGGTGTTCGGCCGCCAGGAGGAGTCGGCCGCGCAGTTCGCCGAGCAGAACGAGGCGCTGTACGAGGCGGGCTTCAAGGCGCAGTTCAACAGCGGTGTGATGCAGCCGCTGATGATGTTCGTGTCGAACATCAACTACGTGCTGGTGGCGGTCGTGGGTGGCCTCAGGGTCGCGTCGGGGTCGTTGTCGATCGGTGACGTGCAGGCCTTCATCCAGTACTCCCGGCAGTTCTCGATGCCGCTGACCCAGGTCGCCTCCATGGCGAACCTCGTGCAGTCGGGTGTCGCCTCCGCCGAGCGGATCTTCGAGCTCCTGGACGCGGAGGAGCAGCAGGCGGACCCGGTGCCGGGCGTGCGGCCCGAGGAACTGCGCGGGCGGGTGGCGCTGGAGCACGTGTCCTTCCGCTACGACCCCGACAAGCCGCTCATCGAGGACCTCTCCCTGACGGTGGAGCCGGGGCACACGGTCGCGATCGTCGGCCCGACGGGAGCCGGCAAGACGACGCTGGTGAACCTTCTGATGCGGTTCTACGACGTCTCCGGCGGGCGGATCACCCTCGACGGCGTCGACGTCGCGAAGATGTCCCGGGACGAGCTGCGCTCCGGGATCGGCATGGTCCTCCAGGACACCTGGCTGTTCGGCGGCACCATCGCGGAGAACATCGCCTACGGCGCCTCCCGGGACGTCACCCACGGCGAGATCGAGGAGGCCGCGCGGGCCGCCCACGCCGACCGGTTCATCCGCACCCTGCCCGACGGCTACGACACCGTCATCGACGACGAGGGCAGCGGGGTCAGCGCGGGCGAGAAGCAGCTCATCACCATCGCGAGGGCGTTCCTGTCCGACCCGGTGATCCTCGTCCTGGACGAGGCGACGTCGTCCGTGGACACCCGTACGGAGGTGTTGATCCAGAAGGCGATGGCCAAACTCGCGCACGGACGCACGTCGTTCGTGATCGCCCACCGGCTCTCGACGATCCGGGACGCGGACACGATCCTGGTGATGGAGAACGGGTCGATCGTGGAACAGGGCACACACACGGACCTGTTGGCGGCGAACGGGGCGTACGCACGGCTGTACCAGGCGCAGTTCGCCCAGGCGGTGGCGGAGGTGGACTGA